The genomic stretch ATCGAAGGATTCGCACGGCTGGCATTGTTGGCAGATATGACGCCGTCGGTCGCGCCGGGAGCCAGATAGAACAGGCTGGTCACTGCGCGCGCCAACGGAAGGTTTTCGAAGAGCTTTTCGTTCAGGTTTGACGAAATGGAGGTACTGGTGAGGTCTACAGCCTCCGCGCCAGACGTAACCACCACTTGCTCCACGATGTTTCCAACCTGCATCACCAACCGCATCGAAGTCGTTCTTCCGACGTTCACCACGACGTTGCTCATCGTTGTTGTCTTGAATCCGGTAAGCTCTGCCTTGACCGCATAGCTTCCCGGCAACAAGTTAGGGACTTCAAACCTGCCGGTCTGGTCGGTGGCTACTGTCCGTTTTTCAATTTCGCCGGTGACAGTCACTTGCACGTTCGCCATGACCCCGCCGGTCGCATCGACAACTGTCCCCCCAATTATTCCCTTCGTCATGATATCCTGAGCCGCGACGATCGTGACACCCATCGCCGGGAAGGCAAGCAGGACGCCCAGGATCAGGCCAATTCTACGAGGGCACCTCAAGACATTCATAAAATCCTCCTGTCTTATTGGTTTCAAGATCTAATCCGCATCGCTGTGAAGGCGGGAACAACCTGCCTCCAGGTCATTCCGCCAGCAACGTCCCGTGGCTGGATACCAGAAAATCGCACTGCGAAAGCTGTTCGCTTGAACGCCCCTCGCCGCCCTTCATCGCGCGAGGTAAACACCGCCTGATTCTACGACCTCAGCAGAAAAAGGCGGATGAGACTGTGCCGACATAAGTCAAAGTTAAATAGGAGATTTTGTTAAGTCAAGTTTAATGTCTTCCTTCGGCAGGGCTCTGTGACTCGATTTGAGACCTTTTGATATGGTCGGGCTGTCGGAGCAGGAATTGCCAGGAGGACAGCCCATGAAACAAAGAAACTCAGCCTGGCCTGCTACAAGTTACTTCACACCCTCACATTGAAAACCTCGGTCTCCATCTGCAGTTCTGGCGAAAAACCCGTCAGCATGGAGCACGCATTCCCGAGGACCTTTGGTTGATGGATAGGAAGAATGGGCTGCCATTTTACATTGCTTCTTTGCCTGACCCCTTCGATCCCGCCCCCCCTGATCAAGCTGCTGATAAGGGGCAATGTCAACTTTCGGTGAAATGCTGGCAAAATCTCGTTCGGGGAAAGATCGCAACTCCAAACGTCAGCGCCGGATACTGAATTCCTGCACAGTTCTTCTGATAGGCGGTTTTCTTCGTCAACCTGCAGATCCAGCGCCTCGGCGATGAGGCCTGGAGCACCGCCACGGGCTGGCGCTGGATGTTCGCACCACTGGCAGCGCCCTCGGTCTTGTTCGCCGCGTGCCTGTTTGCCTTTACCGAGAGTCCCCGCTGGCTTATGAAAACCGGCCGCAGGGAACCGGCCCGGCCGATCCTCGCCATCATCGGCGGGGCGGAGAACGCCGGCAGAGAAATCGCGCGGATTGAAGCGGCGCTGCGCCAGGAACAGGGGCGTTGGAGCGAACTGTCCACGACCGGCTAAAATCGCTTGCTCATATAATCGTCCCTCCGAAATAAGGAAGATGCCAA from Terriglobia bacterium encodes the following:
- a CDS encoding MFS transporter; this encodes MQIQRLGDEAWSTATGWRWMFAPLAAPSVLFAACLFAFTESPRWLMKTGRREPARPILAIIGGAENAGREIARIEAALRQEQGRWSELSTTG